Proteins encoded together in one Catellatospora citrea window:
- a CDS encoding class I SAM-dependent methyltransferase, which produces MTDTAGLRARNSAFWAQAAPGWIRHADRQDELGRPLGAVAMARLSPRPGERVLDVGCGCGGTTAELAAAVGPTGAALGVDLAESMVAAAATRFPPERHPGLRFAAADVETAADLPGAPFDAVYSRMALMLLADPVAGCVNLRRALRPGGRLAATVFRDGPANPWLPLAVLGAAPQVAALPPLPVGDEPGPFAFADPARVRRILTAAGFDAITVEPHDVVMEAPDDPDGVAAWLIEIGPAGAAYRAAPPSQQAAARAAAAGLLERFRQPRTGYRLPSGLWLITATAP; this is translated from the coding sequence ATGACCGACACCGCCGGGCTGCGCGCCCGCAACAGCGCGTTCTGGGCACAGGCCGCACCCGGCTGGATCCGGCACGCCGACCGCCAGGACGAGCTCGGCAGGCCGCTGGGCGCGGTCGCGATGGCCCGGCTGAGCCCGCGGCCCGGCGAGCGCGTGCTGGACGTGGGCTGCGGCTGCGGGGGCACCACCGCGGAACTCGCGGCGGCGGTGGGGCCGACCGGGGCGGCGCTCGGCGTCGACCTGGCGGAGTCCATGGTGGCCGCGGCGGCGACCAGGTTCCCTCCCGAGCGCCATCCAGGTCTGCGGTTCGCCGCCGCCGACGTCGAGACCGCGGCGGACCTTCCGGGAGCGCCGTTCGACGCGGTGTACTCCCGGATGGCGTTGATGCTGCTCGCCGACCCGGTCGCCGGCTGCGTCAACCTCCGGCGCGCGCTGCGCCCCGGTGGACGGCTGGCCGCGACCGTATTCCGGGACGGCCCGGCGAACCCGTGGCTGCCGCTCGCGGTCCTCGGCGCCGCGCCCCAGGTGGCGGCACTGCCGCCGCTGCCGGTCGGCGACGAGCCCGGCCCGTTCGCGTTCGCCGACCCCGCCCGGGTGCGCCGGATCCTCACCGCGGCGGGCTTCGACGCGATCACCGTCGAACCGCACGACGTGGTCATGGAGGCGCCCGACGACCCCGACGGCGTGGCCGCATGGCTGATCGAGATCGGACCCGCCGGGGCCGCATACCGGGCAGCCCCGCCATCGCAGCAGGCCGCCGCCCGTGCCGCAGCGGCCGGGCTGCTCGAGCGGTTCCGTCAACCGCGGACCGGCTATCGACTGCCGTCCGGACTCTGGCTCATCACGGCGACGGCGCCGTGA
- a CDS encoding dihydrofolate reductase family protein produces MTKTQYYTATSADGFIADQDNSLDWLFVVDRSGPDRFKEFFAGVGAMCMGATTYEWVLAHDQLLDHPEKWQAYYGDTPCWVFSHRDLPAIPGANLHFVAGDVAPVHDAMLSAAGAANVWLVGGGELVGRFADLGRLDEIIMGVTPVFLGGGAPLLPRRLLSSQVRLTRIVQDGQIAELTYELVHEPHGSAAD; encoded by the coding sequence GTGACGAAGACGCAGTACTACACGGCGACCAGCGCCGACGGCTTCATCGCCGACCAGGACAACTCGCTCGACTGGCTGTTCGTCGTCGACCGCAGCGGCCCCGACCGGTTCAAGGAGTTCTTCGCCGGGGTCGGCGCGATGTGCATGGGCGCGACGACGTACGAGTGGGTGCTCGCCCACGACCAGTTGCTCGACCACCCCGAGAAGTGGCAGGCGTACTACGGCGATACCCCCTGTTGGGTGTTCAGCCACCGGGACCTGCCCGCGATCCCGGGCGCGAATCTGCACTTCGTGGCCGGTGACGTCGCCCCGGTGCACGACGCGATGCTCTCAGCCGCCGGTGCGGCCAACGTGTGGCTGGTCGGCGGTGGTGAGCTGGTCGGCCGGTTCGCCGACCTGGGGCGGCTCGACGAGATCATCATGGGGGTCACGCCGGTGTTCCTCGGCGGGGGAGCGCCGCTGCTGCCGCGTCGGCTGCTGTCGTCGCAGGTGCGGCTGACCCGCATCGTGCAGGACGGCCAGATCGCCGAGCTGACCTACGAGCTGGTCCACGAACCGCATGGCTCAGCCGCTGACTGA
- a CDS encoding class I SAM-dependent methyltransferase: protein MTQWTNDAAIRRWGAMPRVVLETMEQDGDFAKRHLVNPVLLRMLGDVRGRRVLDAGSGNGYLSRMLAERGAQVVGVEPGQALFDFAVEKETEQPRGIRYVQADLCDLPDLGSFDAVVASMVLPAIPDWAPAMRACVSALAPGGLFVFTVNHPCFEQLWPSWREHGEYRTRRYLAEYEIEGPHGVDFHRPLSTYLNELAGLGCRLREIAEPGLDPAVAEVGPEGIDAYVHLPNFLLVAAERG, encoded by the coding sequence GTGACACAGTGGACCAACGATGCGGCTATCCGGCGGTGGGGCGCCATGCCCCGGGTCGTGCTGGAGACGATGGAGCAGGATGGCGACTTCGCGAAGCGGCACCTGGTCAATCCGGTCCTGCTGCGGATGCTCGGCGACGTGCGCGGTCGGCGGGTGCTGGACGCCGGGTCCGGCAACGGCTATCTCAGCCGGATGCTGGCCGAGCGTGGCGCGCAGGTCGTCGGCGTGGAGCCCGGCCAGGCACTGTTCGACTTCGCCGTGGAGAAGGAGACGGAGCAGCCTCGCGGCATCCGATACGTGCAAGCGGACCTGTGCGATCTGCCGGATCTCGGGAGCTTCGACGCCGTGGTGGCCAGTATGGTGCTGCCTGCCATCCCCGACTGGGCGCCGGCCATGCGCGCGTGCGTGTCGGCGCTCGCGCCCGGCGGGCTGTTCGTGTTCACCGTCAACCACCCGTGCTTCGAGCAGTTGTGGCCGTCCTGGCGTGAGCACGGCGAATACCGCACCAGGCGGTACCTCGCCGAATATGAGATCGAGGGACCGCACGGGGTCGACTTCCACCGGCCCCTGTCCACCTACCTCAACGAGCTGGCGGGACTGGGCTGCCGGCTGCGGGAGATCGCCGAACCGGGCCTGGATCCGGCGGTCGCCGAGGTCGGTCCGGAAGGCATCGACGCATACGTACACCTGCCGAACTTCCTGCTGGTGGCCGCCGAGCGCGGGTAG
- a CDS encoding NAD(P)-dependent oxidoreductase, protein MSRIVIFGAGGRAGRAVAAEARQRGHQVTAVVRDPARHVDLAADEVLAGDVTDPADVARVAAGHDAAVNASADLAADPATFFPAAAHALLDGLTRARVSRLVTVGLASVLDTASGTPLMDTPGYPQEYRSFYLGHAAGTAALHAATTDLDWLVLSPAGDFDHAAGRTGLYRVATADAASRISYPDFAVAVLEEIENPARHRVHLGVEAG, encoded by the coding sequence ATGAGCAGGATCGTCATCTTCGGAGCCGGCGGCCGGGCGGGCCGGGCCGTCGCGGCCGAGGCACGGCAGCGGGGACATCAGGTGACCGCGGTGGTACGCGATCCCGCACGCCACGTCGACCTCGCCGCCGACGAGGTGCTGGCCGGTGACGTGACCGACCCCGCCGACGTCGCCCGGGTCGCGGCCGGGCACGACGCGGCGGTCAACGCCTCCGCCGACCTCGCCGCGGACCCCGCGACCTTCTTCCCGGCGGCGGCACATGCCCTGCTCGACGGGCTGACCCGGGCCCGGGTCAGCCGGCTCGTCACCGTCGGACTGGCCTCGGTGCTGGACACGGCATCCGGCACCCCGCTGATGGACACGCCCGGCTACCCGCAGGAGTACCGCTCCTTCTACCTCGGCCACGCGGCGGGCACAGCCGCGCTGCACGCGGCGACGACCGACCTGGACTGGCTGGTCCTGAGCCCGGCCGGGGACTTCGACCACGCCGCCGGACGCACCGGCCTGTACCGCGTCGCCACGGCCGACGCCGCCAGCCGCATCAGCTACCCCGACTTCGCCGTCGCCGTGCTCGAAGAGATCGAGAACCCGGCCCGCCACCGCGTCCACCTGGGCGTCGAAGCCGGATGA
- a CDS encoding Xaa-Pro dipeptidyl-peptidase, producing the protein MRRIPLLCVLAMLGTTVLAAPASAAPVALLSDPVYDYATAIRETVYVETTLDNDGNGTPDKVVADIIRPREAATAGVKVPVIMDASPYYQCCGRGNESEKKAYAADGTVTKFPLYYDNFFVPRGFAFIAADLAGTSRSTGCEDVGGTEEVQGAKAVIDWLNGRAVGRTASGTVVNATTWTTGKVGMIGKSWDGTVANAVAATGVQGLETIVPIGAISSWYDYNRVNGMVNPKVSSVPSLHTTVNGRPSGTCTAVSSALSSGAVSNGNYNSFWGARNYVPAAASVHASVFVVHGMNDLNVQGVHFGQWWDALAANNVPRKIWLSQEGHVDPFDFRRAAWVDTLHRWFDFWLKGIDNGIMSEPMADVERAADVWQTSALWPPSGTTTTNYVLQGTGNPGVLASSGAGSGSLSLTDAPSLSEANAVSSPTTARTGRKVYQTPVLTSDLRISGTPTITLRVRSSKATTTLTAKLVTYGTATRVNYRASGEGISTLTTESCWGSSSSTDDACYKNTAKVVSSAAYQVLSRGWMDGQHRDSLTTTTAMNTSTYYTITWKLRPIDQIIPAGQRLGLVLTLTDPEFATAHSTGATATIDLTASVLKLPIAPTSGLTAQTLSPQTAPPVLVDNTWNPTTGTRFQ; encoded by the coding sequence ATGCGTCGCATACCCCTCCTGTGCGTGCTCGCCATGCTCGGCACCACCGTGCTGGCCGCACCCGCATCCGCTGCACCCGTCGCGCTGCTCAGCGACCCGGTCTACGACTACGCCACCGCCATCCGCGAGACGGTGTACGTCGAGACGACCCTCGACAACGACGGCAACGGCACCCCCGACAAGGTCGTCGCGGACATCATCCGGCCCCGCGAGGCCGCCACGGCCGGGGTGAAGGTGCCGGTCATCATGGACGCCTCGCCCTACTACCAGTGCTGCGGGCGCGGCAACGAGTCCGAGAAGAAGGCCTACGCCGCCGACGGCACGGTGACCAAGTTCCCGCTGTACTACGACAACTTCTTCGTGCCGCGCGGCTTCGCGTTCATCGCCGCCGACCTGGCCGGCACCAGCCGCTCCACCGGCTGCGAGGACGTCGGCGGCACCGAGGAGGTGCAAGGTGCCAAGGCGGTGATCGACTGGCTCAACGGCCGCGCCGTCGGGCGCACCGCCAGCGGCACCGTGGTCAACGCGACGACCTGGACCACCGGCAAGGTCGGCATGATCGGCAAGTCGTGGGACGGCACCGTCGCCAACGCGGTCGCCGCCACCGGCGTGCAGGGCCTGGAGACCATCGTGCCGATCGGGGCGATCTCCAGCTGGTACGACTACAACCGCGTCAACGGCATGGTGAACCCGAAGGTCAGCTCCGTGCCGAGCCTGCACACCACCGTGAACGGCCGTCCGTCCGGCACCTGCACCGCCGTGTCCAGCGCCCTGAGCAGCGGAGCCGTGAGCAACGGCAACTACAACTCGTTCTGGGGCGCCCGTAACTACGTCCCCGCCGCGGCGTCGGTGCACGCGAGCGTCTTCGTCGTACACGGCATGAACGACCTGAACGTGCAGGGCGTGCACTTCGGACAGTGGTGGGACGCGCTCGCTGCCAACAACGTGCCCCGCAAGATCTGGCTCTCCCAGGAGGGCCACGTCGACCCGTTCGACTTCCGCCGCGCCGCCTGGGTGGACACGCTGCACCGCTGGTTCGACTTCTGGCTCAAGGGCATCGACAACGGCATCATGAGCGAGCCGATGGCCGACGTCGAACGGGCCGCCGACGTCTGGCAGACCAGCGCGCTGTGGCCGCCGTCGGGCACCACCACGACCAACTACGTGCTCCAGGGCACCGGCAACCCGGGCGTGCTGGCGTCGTCGGGCGCGGGCTCGGGCAGCCTGTCGCTGACCGACGCGCCGTCGCTCAGCGAGGCCAACGCGGTCAGCTCGCCGACGACCGCCCGCACCGGCCGCAAGGTCTACCAGACCCCGGTGCTGACCTCTGACCTGCGCATCTCAGGCACGCCGACGATCACGCTCCGGGTCCGCTCCAGCAAGGCGACCACCACCCTGACCGCGAAGCTCGTCACGTACGGCACCGCCACCCGGGTCAACTACCGCGCCTCGGGCGAGGGCATCAGCACGCTGACCACCGAGTCCTGCTGGGGTTCCTCGTCGAGCACCGACGACGCCTGCTACAAGAACACCGCGAAGGTCGTCTCCAGCGCGGCATACCAGGTGCTGTCCCGCGGCTGGATGGACGGCCAGCACCGCGACTCGCTGACCACCACCACCGCCATGAACACCAGCACCTACTACACGATCACCTGGAAGCTGCGCCCCATCGACCAGATCATCCCCGCCGGCCAGCGCCTCGGCCTGGTCCTCACCCTGACCGACCCCGAGTTCGCCACCGCCCACTCCACCGGCGCGACCGCCACCATCGACCTGACCGCCAGCGTCCTGAAGCTGCCGATCGCCCCCACCTCCGGCCTCACCGCCCAAACCCTCTCCCCGCAGACCGCTCCCCCCGTCCTCGTAGACAACACCTGGAACCCCACCACCGGCACCCGCTTCCAGTAA
- a CDS encoding winged helix-turn-helix transcriptional regulator — MIVPLAPDMFDEICPSDLSPIRFGDKWTGMVMRCLEGGPRRFSELRVPLRGVTAKVLTKSLRTMERDGLVRRRIADRQVSYELTGLGLSMLAPMDAACAWAREHWDELLDAREGVPAER, encoded by the coding sequence GTGATCGTGCCCCTGGCCCCGGACATGTTCGACGAGATCTGCCCGTCCGACCTGTCGCCGATCCGGTTCGGTGACAAGTGGACCGGCATGGTGATGCGCTGCCTGGAGGGCGGTCCGCGGCGCTTCTCGGAGTTGCGGGTGCCGCTGCGCGGCGTCACCGCGAAGGTGCTGACCAAGTCGCTGCGCACGATGGAACGCGACGGTCTGGTGCGCCGCCGCATCGCGGACCGGCAGGTGTCGTACGAGCTGACCGGGCTGGGCCTCAGCATGCTCGCCCCGATGGACGCGGCGTGCGCGTGGGCGCGCGAGCACTGGGACGAACTGCTCGACGCCCGCGAAGGCGTCCCCGCCGAACGCTGA